In Macadamia integrifolia cultivar HAES 741 chromosome 5, SCU_Mint_v3, whole genome shotgun sequence, a single window of DNA contains:
- the LOC122078661 gene encoding DCC family protein At1g52590, chloroplastic produces MAALLLHTTTTAIAMAPSGCVRLRISRPATHIRRSSVSPFATLSPPRGRTSDATTTIDWVEATSSFFDQDTRPIMLFDGVCNLCNGGVRFVRENDRDRNIRFEALQSESGRKLLRRSGRSPDDISSVVLVEKERSYIKSDAVLKIMEYINLPFPQIAFFLQFVPMFMRDFVYDNVANNRYSIFGRSDSCEI; encoded by the exons ATGGCGGCGCTTCTTCTACATACGACAACTACAGCTATAGCTATGGCTCCTAGTGGATGCGTACGCTTACGCATCTCACGGCCGGCAACGCATATTAGACGCTCTTCAGTATCTCCATTTGCTACGCTCTCTCCTCCTCGCGGCCGCACCAGCgatgccaccaccaccatcgaTTGGGTGGAAGCTACTTCAAGCTtcttcgatcaagacaccaggCCTATCATGCTATTCGACG GTGTATGCAACTTATGTAATGGAGGTGTGAGGTTCGTCCGTGAGAACGACCGAGACAG AAATATAAGATTTGAAGCTCTCCAGAGTGAATCAGGGAGGAAACTGCTGAGAAGATCTGGAAGATCACCTGATGACATTTCAAGTGTTGTACTCGTTGAGAAGGAAAG ATCATATATCAAGTCAGATGCAGTGCTGAAGATCATGGAATACATTAACCTGCCTTTCCCCCAAATAGCATTCTTTTTACAGTTTGTACCTAT GTTCATGCGGGATTTTGTATACGACAATGTTGCAAACAACCGATATTCAATCTTTGGTCGCTCAGATTCGTGTGAGATATAA